The following DNA comes from Streptomyces globosus.
TCGGAGGCGGACGGTCGTGAACTGCTTGTTCCGCACGTCCTCGGGAGTCAGCGGCATGTCTTCTTCACCTCTACGTAGTCGTCGGCAGTCGGCAGGACCGTATCGGGACTGTCCCCGCGCTCGCGGGAAAGCTCATCGTTCACACGCTTCTCGCAGCGGTGCTCACGAAGCTGATGAGGATGTAAACGATGATCATCAGAACGAAGAAGGACAGGTCCAGTGCCACGCCCCCGAGACGCAACGGCGGAATGAACCGCCGGAGAAGCTTGAGCGGCGGATCGGTCACAGTGTAGGTCGCCTCCAGGACGACCACCATCGCCTTGCCGGGTGTCCATGAACGTGCGAACTGGAAGACGTAGTCCATCACCAGTCGGAAGATCAGCACGATGAGGAAGCACATCAGCGCGATGTAGACCACCTGTAGTGCGACACCCATCCCGTGCTTCCCTCTCCCCTGCTCTCGCCCTGCTCCCGGCCCCGTGTCTGACGGATCGGTCTAGCTTTGGTTGAAGAACCCGCCCTCCGCGATGCGGGCCTTGTCCTCCGCCGTGACATCGACGTTAGCAGGCGAGAGCAGGAACACCTTCTGCGTCACTCGTTCAATGCTGCCGTGCAATCCGAACACGAGACCGGCGGCAAAGTCGACAAGTCGCTTCGCGTCGGTGTCGTCCATCTCCGTGAGGTTCATGATCACCGGAGTGCCCTCACGGAAGTGTTCCCCGATGGTACGGGCCTCGTTGTAGGTCCGGGGGTGCAGCGTCGTGATGCGGTACGGCTCCCGCTCGGAGACGACCTTGGGCATGATCACGGGGGCGTTCTTCTCCAGGTTCGTGCGTTCAGGTGTGATGGATGCCACGGGGGCGATTCGCGCAGGACGTCCGCTTTCCACCGGGGACGGGACGGGTTCCCGTTGCGCCGGAGGCTGTACGGCTCGTACCGGTTCGTCCGTTACGGGCGTTTGGTGCGCGGGCTGCTGGCGCCGGCGGTCCCGCTCCGGTTCCGGCTCGGGTTCGAACTCGTCATCGGGGTCGTACCCCGGGTTGTCGTACCGGTCGTCCTCCACGAGGCCGAGGTAGACCGCCATCTTGCGCATCGCGCCGGCCATTCTCCGAGTCCTCCGCTCTGTGGTGGATCGCCCTGTCGCAGGTGTGTCGTCGTGTCACCAAGGTCACCAACTGCCCGCGATCCACGTGGCCTGCCCGCTCACCAGCGGGAATGACCATATTTTCTGCTGTGGTCCGACTTTCTTCGCGACGTTACCCGAGCCGGGGTCTCGCGCCGAGTACCGCGGTGCCGACGCGTACATGTGTCGCACCGGCCGCCACGGCCTCTTCCAGGTCCGCGCTCATCCCGGCCGACACCATCGTGGCAGCCGGATGGTCCGCGCGCAGGCGGGATGACAATTCCACCAGCCGCTCGAACGCGGCGCGTTCGCGTCCCGCGTAGGGCCCCGCCAGCGGGGCGACGGTCATCAGGCCGTCGAGCCGCAGCCCGGGCGCCGCGGCCACGAGGTCCGCCAGTTCGCCGAGCTGCTCCGGGGCGGCGCCGCCCCGGCCGCCGCGCTCGCCGGACTCCGCGTCGAGGGCGATCTGGACGAGGCAGCCGAGCTCCCGGCCGGCCTGTCCGGCCGCCGCCGACAGCGCCGTCACCAGCTTCGGACGGTCCACCGACTGCACGACATGGGCGTAACCGGCAACGGAACGGACCTTGTTCGTCTGCAACTGGCCCACGAAGTGCCAGGTGAGCGGCAGATCCGCACAGGCCGCCGCCTTGGGCGCGGCATCCTGGTCCCGGTTCTCCGCCACGTGGCGGACCCCGAGCTCCGCCAGCAGTCGTACGTCGCTCGCGGGGTACGTCTTGGTGACCACGATCAGGGTCACCTCCCCGCGGTCGCGGCCCGCGGCCGCGCACGCGGAGGAGATCCGCTCCTCCACGCGCGCGAGGTTCGCCGCGAGTTCCGCCTTACGATCCGTCATCACCTAGTCCAACCAGACATATCCGGCAAGCCGCCCGGTCACCCGGTCGCGGCGGTACGAGAAGTGGTCCCGCGACTCCAGTGTGCAGACCGGGGAGCGGTGGCGGTTCACCACCCCCGCCTCCGCGAGCTGGGCGTGCACGCCGGCAGCCACGTCGACGGCGGGAGTGCCCCAGCTCGTCTCGGACCGGGCGGCCGGGACCGCGGCCGCGACCTCGTCCCGCATCGCGGCCGGCACCTCGTAGCAGCGGCCGCACACCGCGGGGCCCGTGCGGGCGATGATCCGGCCGGGCTCCGCGCCCAGCGCGGCCATCGCCTCCAGCGCCGCGGGGACCACCCCGGCGACCAGGCCGGGGCGCCCGGCGTGGGCGGCGGCCGCGACCCCCGCGACGGGGTCGGCGAGCAGGACGGGGGTGCAGTCCGCGGTCAGCACCGCGAGGGCGAGGCCGCGGCGGCCGGTGGCCACGGCGTCGACCTGCGGGACCTCGGCGCCGGCGGCCCAGGGGCCGGTGACGGTGGCCACGTCCCGGCCGTGGACCTGGTTCATCCAGACCACGGCCTCCGGTGCGAGGCCGAGGGACTTCGCCGCGCGTGCCCGGTTCGCGAGAACGGCGGCCGGGTCGTCTCCGACCGCGCCGCCGAG
Coding sequences within:
- a CDS encoding cell division protein SepF, translated to MAGAMRKMAVYLGLVEDDRYDNPGYDPDDEFEPEPEPERDRRRQQPAHQTPVTDEPVRAVQPPAQREPVPSPVESGRPARIAPVASITPERTNLEKNAPVIMPKVVSEREPYRITTLHPRTYNEARTIGEHFREGTPVIMNLTEMDDTDAKRLVDFAAGLVFGLHGSIERVTQKVFLLSPANVDVTAEDKARIAEGGFFNQS
- a CDS encoding YggS family pyridoxal phosphate-dependent enzyme; this translates as MTDRKAELAANLARVEERISSACAAAGRDRGEVTLIVVTKTYPASDVRLLAELGVRHVAENRDQDAAPKAAACADLPLTWHFVGQLQTNKVRSVAGYAHVVQSVDRPKLVTALSAAAGQAGRELGCLVQIALDAESGERGGRGGAAPEQLGELADLVAAAPGLRLDGLMTVAPLAGPYAGRERAAFERLVELSSRLRADHPAATMVSAGMSADLEEAVAAGATHVRVGTAVLGARPRLG
- a CDS encoding YggT family protein; the protein is MGVALQVVYIALMCFLIVLIFRLVMDYVFQFARSWTPGKAMVVVLEATYTVTDPPLKLLRRFIPPLRLGGVALDLSFFVLMIIVYILISFVSTAARSV
- the pgeF gene encoding peptidoglycan editing factor PgeF; its protein translation is MTPGQHTENGAHFAFTDRWGGVSAVPYEELNLGGAVGDDPAAVLANRARAAKSLGLAPEAVVWMNQVHGRDVATVTGPWAAGAEVPQVDAVATGRRGLALAVLTADCTPVLLADPVAGVAAAAHAGRPGLVAGVVPAALEAMAALGAEPGRIIARTGPAVCGRCYEVPAAMRDEVAAAVPAARSETSWGTPAVDVAAGVHAQLAEAGVVNRHRSPVCTLESRDHFSYRRDRVTGRLAGYVWLD